A stretch of DNA from Carya illinoinensis cultivar Pawnee chromosome 12, C.illinoinensisPawnee_v1, whole genome shotgun sequence:
NNNNNNNNNNNNNNNNNNNNNNNNNNNNNNNNNNNNNNNNNNNNNNNNNNNNNNNNNNNNNNNNNNNNNNNNNNNNNNNNNNNNNNNNNNNNNNNNNNNNNNNNNNNNNNNNNNNNNNNNNNNNNNNNNNNNNNNNNNNNNNNNNNNNNNNNNNNNNNNNNNNNNNNNNNNNNNNNNNNNNNNNNNNNNNNNNNNNNNNNNNNNNNNNNNNNNNNNNNNNNNNNNNNNNNNNNNNNNNNNNNNNNNNNNNNNNNNNNNNNNNNNNNNNNNNNNNNNNNNNNNNNNNNNNNNNNNNNNNNNNNNNNNNNNNNNNNNNNNNNNNNNNNNNNNNNNNNNNNNNNNNNNNNNNNNNNNNNNNNNNNNNNNNNNNNNNNNNNNNNNNNNNNNNNNNNNNNNNNNNNNNNNNNNNNNNNNNNNNNNNNNNNNNNNNNNNNNNNNNNNNNNNNNNNNNNNNNNNNNNNNNNNNNNNNNNNNNNNNNNNNNNNNNNNNNNNNNNNNNNNNNNNNNNNNNNNNNNNNNNNNNNNNNNNNNNNNNNNNNNNNNNNNNNNNNNNNNNNNNNNNNNNNNNNNNNNNNNNNNNNNNNNNNNNNNNNNNNNNNNNNNNNNNNNNNNNNNNNNNNNNNNNNNNNNNNNNNNNNNNNNNNNNNNNNNNNNNNNNNNNNNNNNNNNNNNNNNNNNNNNNNNNNNNNNNNNNNNNNNNNNNNNNNNNNNNNNNNNNNNNNNNNNNNNNNNNNNNNNNNNNNNNNNNNNNNNNNNNNNNNNNNNNNNNNNNNNNNNNNNNNNNNNNNNNNNNNNNNNNNNNNNNNNNNNNNNNNNNNNNNNNNNNNNNNNNNNNNNNNNNNNNNNNNNNNNNNNNNNNNNNNNNNNNNNNNNNNNNNNNNNNNNNNNNNNNNNNNNNNNNNNNNNNNNNNNNNNNNNNNNNNNNNNNNNNNNNNNNNNNNNNNNNNNNNNNNNNNNNNNNNNNNNNNNNNNNNNNNNNNNNNNNNNNNNNNNNNNNNNNNNNNNNNNNNNNNNNNNNNNNNNNNNNNNNNNNNNNNNNNNNNNNNNNNNNNNNNNNNNNNNNNNNNNNNNNNNNNNNNNNNNNNNNNNNNNNNNNNNNNNNNNNNNNNNNNNNNNNNNNNNNNNNNNNNNNNNNNNNNNNNNNNNNNNNNNNNNNNNNNNNNNNNNNNNNNNNNNNNNNNNNNNNNNNNNNNNNNNNNNNNNNNNNNNNNNNNNNNNNNNNNNNNNNNNNNNNNNNNNNNNNNNNNNNNNNNNNNNNNNNNNNNNNNNNNNNNNNNNNNNNNNNNNNNNNNNNNNNNNNNNNNNNNNNNNNNNNNNNNNNNNNNNNNNNNNNNNNNNNNNNNNNNNNNNNNNNNNNNNNNNNNNNNNNNNNNNNNNNNNNNNNNNNNNNNNNNNNNNNNNNNNNNNNNNNNNNNNNNNNNNNNNNNNNNNNNNNNNNNNNNNNNNNNNNNNNNNNNNNNNNNNNNNNNNNNNNNNNNNNNNNNNNNNNNNNNNNNNNNNNNNNNNNNNNNNNNNNNNNNNNNNNNNNNNNNNNNNNNNNNNNNNNNNNNNNNNNNNNNNNNNNNNNNNNNNNNNNNNNNNNNNNNNNNNNNNNNNNNNNNNNNNNNNNNNNNNNNNNNNNNNNNNNNNNNNNNNNNNNNNNNNNNNNNNNNNNNNNNNNNNNNNNNNNNNNNNNNNNNNNNNNNNNNNNNNNNNNNNNNNNNNNNNNNNNNNNNNNNNNNNNNNNNNNNNNNNNNNNNNNNNNNNNNNNNNNNNNNNNNNNNNNNNNNNNNNNNNNNNNNNNNNNNNNNNNNNNNNNNNNNNNNNNNNNNNNNNNNNNNNNNNNNNNNNNNNNNNNNNNNNNNNNNNNNNNNNNNNNNNNNNNNNNNNNNNNNNNNNNNNNNNNNNNNNNNNNNNNNNNNNNNNNNNNNNNNNNNNNNNNNNNNNNNNNNNNNNNNNNNNNNNNNNNNNNNNNNNNNNNNNNNNNNNNNNNNNNNNNNNNNNNNNNNNNNNNNNNNNNNNNNNNNNNNNNNNNNNNNNNNNNNNNNNNNNNNNNNNNNNNNNNNNNNNNNNNNNNNNNNNNNNNNNNNNNNNNNNNNNNNNNNNNNNNNNNNNNNNNNNNNNNNNNNNNNNNNNNNNNNNNNNNNNNNNNNNNNNNNNNNNNNNNNNNNNNNNNNNNNNNNNNNNNNNNNNNNNNNNNNNNNNNNNNNNNNNNNNNNNNNNNNNNNNNNNNNNNNNNNNNNNNNNNNNNNNNNNNNNNNNNNNNNNNNNNNNNNNNNNNNNNNNNNNNNNNNNNNNNNNNNNNNNNNNNNNNNNNNNNNNNNNNNNNNNNNNNNNNNNNNNNNNNNNNNNNNNNNNNNNNNNNNNNNNNNNNNNNNNNNNNNNNNNNNNNNNNNNNNNNNNNNNNNNNNNNNNNNNNNNNNNNNNNNNNNNNNNNNNNNNNNNNNNNNNNNNNNNNNNNNNNNNNNNNNNNNNNNNNNNNNNNNNNNNNNNNNNNNNNNNNNNNNNNNNNNNNNNNNNNNNNNNNNNNNNNNNNNNNNNNNNNNNNNNNNNNNNNNNNNNNNNNNNNNNNNNNNNNNNNNNNNNNNNNNNNNNNNNNNNNNNNNNNNNNNNNNNNNNNNNNNNNNNNNNNNNNNNNNNNNNNNNNNNNNNNNNNNNNNNNNNNNNNNNNNNNNNNNNNNNNNNNNNNNNNNNNNNNNNNNNNNNNNNNNNNNNNNNNNNNNNNNNNNNNNNNNNNNNNNNNNNNNNNNNNNNNNNNNNNNNNNNNNNNNNNNNNNNNNNNNNNNNNNNNNNNNNNNNNNNNNNNNNNNNNNNNNNNNNNNNNNNNNNNNNNNNNNNNNNNNNNNNNNNNNNNNNNNNNNNNNNNNNNNNNNNNNNNNNNNNNNNNNNNNNNNNNNNNNNNNNNNNNNNNNNNNNNNNNNNNNNNNNNNNNNNNNNNNNNNNNNNNNNNNNNNNNNNNNNNNNNNNNNNNNNNNNNNNNNNNNNNNNNNNNNNNNNNNNNNNNNNNNNNNNNNNNNNNNNNNNNNNNNNNNNNNNNNNNNNNNNNNNNNNNNNNNNNNNNNNNNNNNNNNNNNNNNNNNNNNNNNNNNNNNNNNNNNNNNNNNNNNNNNNNNNNNNNNNNNNNNNNNNNNNNNNNNNNNNNNNNNNNNNNNNNNNNNNNNNNNNNNNNNNNNNNNNNNNNNNNNNNNNNNNNNNNNNNNNNNNNNNNNNNNNNNNNNNNNNNNNNNNNNNNNNNNNNNNNNNNNNNNNNNNNNNNNNNNNNNNNNNNNNNNNNNNNNNNNNNNNNNNNNNNNNNNNNNNNNNNNNNNNNNNNNNNNNNNNNNNNNNNNNNNNNNNNNNNNNNNNNNNNNNNNNNNNNNNNNNNNNNNNNNNNNNNNNNNNNNNNNNNNNNNNNNNNNNNNNNNNNNNNNNNNNNNNNNNNNNNNNNNNNNNNNNNNNNNNNNNNNNNNNNNNNNNNNNNNNNNNNNNNNNNNNNNNNNNNNNNNNNNNNNNNNNNNNNNNNNNNNNNNNNNNNNNNNNNNNNNNNNNNNNNNNNNNNNNNNNNNNNNNNNNNNNNNNNNNNNNNNNNNNNNNNNNNNNNNNNNNNNNNNNNNNNNNNNNNNNNNNNNNNNNNNNNNNNNNNNNNNNNNNNNNNNNNNNNNNNNNNNNNNNNNNNNNNNNNNNNNNNNNNNNNNNNNNNNNNNNNNNNNNNNNNNNNNNNNNNNNNNNNNNNNNNNNNNNNNNNNNNNNNNNNNNNNNNNNNNNNNNNNNNNNNNNNNNNNNNNNNNNNNNNNNNNNNNNNNNNNNNNNNNNNNNNNNNNNNNNNNNNNNNNNNNNNNNNNNNNNNNNNNNNNNNNNNNNNNNNGCATGTTGGTGATTTCATTTTCAGCATATCTGCTGGAGGAATATTTCTATTTATACTTGATCGTTTTCTGAGATTCTGCCAGTCACGGAAGACTGTTGATATAATTTCAGCCAAGTGCCTTCCGTGTGGAACAGTGGAATTGGTCCTTTCAAAACCTGCAAGTAATAGTGGTTCTCACTAGCTTATAGTTTACTTGTTTGTATGTTATTTCCACAATTGTGTCACATTTCCTGCTTGATAATGTAGGTCTGCGGTACAATGCCCTCAGTTTTATTTTCCTGCAAGTTCGGGAATTATCTTGGCTCCAGTGGCATCCTTTCAGTGTTTCATCTAGTCCTCTGGATGGTAAATATCATCTTTCCATTCTCATAAAAGTTCTTGGGGAATGGACTGCAAAGCTCAAAGGGAATATCTTAAATAGTTCCGATGCTGAGCTGCAGAAAGAGGAAGATGAGGACGATCTCTTGCCTCAAACACTGATGACAGCTTCAGTAGAGGGGCCTTATGGGCATGAAGTACCTTATCACTTGATGTATGCACAAAAGAGTGGACTATACTTTACTAGATATCCAGTTTAACTTTATTTCATTGTCTGTTATTAATGAACTGACTTCACCCTCTTATTCTGTAGGTATGAAAACCTTATTTTGGTAGCAGGTGGCATTGGGATTTCACCATTTCTGGCTGTCTTGAGTGATATTCTCCATAGTTTAAGGGAAGGAAAACGCTGCCTACTTCAGAACATCTTGATTGTTTGGGCTGTGAAAAGATCGAACGAACTTTCTCTTGTTTCAACCATTGACATGGAGTCAATCTGTCCAATGTTCTCAAATAGACTAAATCTTGAGATTAGCATATATGTCACTCGAGAGTCAGAACCTCCTCTGGTAGGTTTTGTTAAATCTTGTCAATGTAGTTTCTCCTTCTTGTGAGATTTTCTTTTAGTACCATGACCTAGAATTCTATTGTTCACTTTGTGGCCTTTAATGGCTGTTATCTGCAGGAAGAGGGTAACGATAACAAGGCTATGAACGCACCTTTCTGCTCTGCATCAGATAGATGCAGTATGTCTGTTTTGGTTGGTACAGGAAATAGTATATGGTCTGGACTATATGTTATTTCATCTACAATAGGATTAGTTATCTTAATGGGTTTAGTGGATATATTCTACATAAACCCTTTTAGCATATCTTCATGGTGGTACAAAGGTCTTCTTTTCATAATTTGCATGCTTGCAAGTGTCTTTGTCGTTGGGGGTCTTGTGGTAGGTCTATGGCATCTTTGGGAAAGGAAAAATGCAAGCAGGGAGGAAGGGGAGGATGATAGGGTAAAGGTTGGCAAAATGCAGCATAATTCAAATGTAGCTCACAAGGATTCAGGTCAGAACACTCTACCGAGTTCAGCCCAAACTTACTATGGTTCAAGACCAGACTTCAAAGGTAAGGCATGCCAATTTCTGCTCAAAAtgtaaaataacaaaagaatgCAAAAAGAATATGGAATTTTAATTAATGACTAAGTTTAACCTTCTTATTCATAACTAGAggcctttattttattttattttgctccCATTGTTTGTATTACTGCAGAGATTTTTGGGAATATATCTGAGAAATGGGGCCGCGTTGATGTTGGTGTCATTGTGTGTGGTCCTCCGACTCTTCAGTCAAGTGTTGCTAAAGAAATTAGGTCACAGAGTCTTAGGAGACAACGGCATGATCCAATCTTCCATTTCAACAGCCACAGCTTTGATCTGTAGTCACCACCTTCATTTATCTTCTCCTTGGTGTAATCAGTTAAGCTTTGTAGACCCAAATATGGCAAGTTGAGATGTATATTCAttactagatatatatatatatatatatgtatatagatatatgaaTGTATATATGCAGATATAtgaatgtatatatgtataaagtATATTTATGTGCATAAATATTGTTATGTATTAAAAcgaatgcatatatgtatgagtATGTTCTTGTTGATAAATACTGGTTGGGATTCCTCAGGGACAAGGTGTCATAGCCTACTTTGttttcacaaaccatcttaACTTAACTcgtttcattttattaaatcattacaacttttcaaaatcttcgcacaaaataaaataaacaatttaattttttaaaatctcaaaataaaataatattaaaaaaatatattctaacaatattttattcaactttcaactttaatctaagttcatctcatttcatttttgaAAACAAACAATTATATTACAACTCTATTTCATATGGACGATAATTATGTAAAATGaaagttatttttaatgaagtgatACAATTGCATTGATTGATTATAAAATGAGTTATAAAATTATTGTAAACAAGTTGTAGGtgtattattacatttttatttatttatttaatgatagGAAAATGATAACTCTTTTGCAACTCTATTTCAAATGGAAGGTAGTCAtggaaatataaattatttttaatgaagtggtACAATTGTATTGGGTGGGTATAAAATgagctataaaataattataaaaaattgtacgTATATCTTTAccctttaatatttattttattataactcACATTTGTGCCACTCGGCATTGCTAAACTTACAAATCTATTGAGAGCAAAGTTGGAAACATGATCTAGAGGTACGTGTGTCTTGTCCTTGGCTTATACCAAGTCGGTCACATATATACCGGCCACTTTGCTGCTCCAAAGTTGCGAACCTAGTGGCAGCAAAGTTCGAAACATTTTAAGGTTTATGAGTCTTTCACTCGACGGATTCCTATAGTAATACCATAGCCAAATGGCATGTATGACCCCATCCCAAGCTCACACGCAGTAGGTCACGTTTGTGCAACATTTTAGGGTTAAGTTTTTGGCTTGATGGATTCCTGTAGTAATACCATGGCCAAATGGTATGTATGCCCCATCTCTGGCTCAGACAGAATCAGTCACGTTTGTCATTATGCtcttccaaacttccaaacataTTGTGAGCAAGGTTGCAAACTTTTGTGGTTTCAATGATTTATATGCCCTATCCTTTGGCCTAATAGAGCCTGTCACATTTGTGCCACTTTGGTTGTCCAAAGTTCTCGACCTTTGGATGGTCTTCCATGATTACAGACCAAAAGTTATTCCAAATAGTTTACAAAAAATACAACCCCCTTTAGGGAGAAATTGACATAcaataaaggaaagaaataagttGATGGCTGAGACTGGGGCCGACCCCTTCTTACTCCTCAAGTGCACTAGGTTGTCTTGGTCATAGACACCATTTGTCTCCTGAAGATGCAACAAAGTCTACAGTTTTCGAGGAGCAAAACCATAGTGTGACTACTACCATGAGATTATGAGAACTTCAGTAAGTTAAATCAATGACAAGCCAtatggatgcatgcatgcaatgatGATTATTTCACAGATAATAGATGCATGacgtaaaaaagaaaagattggaGCTCTGAATCCTCCAGGTTCCCCAACATCTTTTAAAACCAACATGAACCATTTCTATATTAACTATGTGCTACAGCCTTCCCTAAAATCCATGAGCATGTCCTGGCTCCATTTGCCACACCACATGTAATCTTTGCCAACGTGAGTTCGCCTCAAGAATCTCTTAAGATTTCTCATGACCGTCCTTCACCTTAAGCATTATCTAGCCTCCACTAGTAGAGAGACAACCACTCAACCTAAGACTGTTTACGCTCTCACCCGAGGTCTTTGATAGCCTAGCCTCAACCTGGATGCCACTCCATTTTTAGGCAATCCTGAGTGACTAGGGGAGTTCCACTAACATAACAACCCACCCCAACTTGGGGTTGGGCGTGGTGCACCGTTCCTTGGTAAAGGACCTGGAGGGGATTCGTGTTGCCAAGGGTGCCAGCTGGTCGGCAACATCCCAAATTTAGATCAGGAATAGGTGTATAATTTTCACAAGGAAGTGCATGTGTAAGGCTCCAATTCAAGCATGTCTTGACGTACATCTGACTCAATACATACTTGAATAAGAGCCTTTTAGTCTCATCCGTCCATCTTTAGGTTGACAGAGATAGATTGATGGGACAAGGTATGCACATTCCTTCAGCTTGCCTTGCACCCAACCCTCAGTCCCTCCTCGAATGAGGATTTCCCAATGTGCCATTTAACCAAACCTCTAGATTTAGATGATATGGCTTGCAAATTCCTAAACTTTTTTCAACAAACTTACTCCAAATGTGACCTTTCAGGTGGAGTAAGGGCCTTTACATATGACACTACTGCCTTCTGAGCATTTTTGTGCTATCTCGGAAGGTCCCTACATCCGTATGGATCTTGTCCTTGTCCTTGACCGTTGCTCTCCTTATGTTCATAACTCTCCCTCTATACCAACCTTCCTCACCATCATACAATTGATGCCTCTTATTACTTGACCAGTTATGGGTGACAAATCCTTTGTATCACCTTGTGTTGAGGCATGTCCTCTCTACCTTCTACATAGTGCTACTCGCCCTATCTTTGAACTAGCTACACTCTGTAGGCCACTGCTGCCTCGTCTTTCACCTTTCCAAGGAAAGGCGCTCTTCTTCACCTTCTACTTGCTCTTGGAAGGTAGAATGTCCCCTTGCACTAGCCTAGTCCTTACATCTTCCATTCCTTATTAGGAGCTTCATCCTCTAAATTTAGTGAGGATTCAGACCCTCCCTTGATATGACATTTCTAGGGAGGTGATATCGccccccccgggggggggggggggggggaggggggcatCCTTCGATCTTCTCTGTCAACATTGGTTGAGTTGAAGGCCTACCCCCACCTTGATTTGCCATTAGACCTTCATCATCTACAATAGGGACAAGACCTCCTCCTCTTGTCTCCTTTGCTAGTTGCTTTCGGTGAACATGTTGGCACATCTCTCTTGTATCCTAGCTCCTTTGCTAGATTTGACATCGAAGGACATAGGTGAATGCCCACCCTTGCCCTTTTCTGactatctatctatatatggATGATATGCACTATTGAATCTTAGCTTAATGCTCATCGCCGTTTGCAAACTTCTCCAAAGTGAGATGTGAATGTGGGGTCTCAATTCGATACTATAGTCTTAGGCACTCTGTGAAGTCTAACTATTTCCTTTATATACGACCGAGTCAGCTTACTCTGGGTGTCGATGGTCATGACTGGTAGAAAGTGGGCACTCTTGGTCAATCTATCAACAATTACCCAAATTGCATCCTTACATCACTAGGGTTTTGAGAAAATCCGACCACAAAGTCTATAGCAACGTCCTCCAACTTCCACTCTAGAATGATTAAGAGCTATAAATTCCTGGTTGGTCTCTAATGATTGGCAGAGCTAGAATGACATCCTCCCAGATGTCAACAAATGTCAAATGTAGCTATCCTCTCCTTTCAGGGTGAGGTTTCTTTGTAGCATAGAGTGAGTCTCTTGAGCTAGTACTACTGGTTTGAAGCGTAAGATATAGAGGAAGAACTAGTTAAACAATGGGAAGGACTTTGTCTCATTGATAAAGAAAGAGAACGGCTGGTTCTACCAACAGATGCATTGAACAATGCAATGCACCATGGCAAGTTCTACCTGGTAGCAATGATAGTGGCTGAGAAGTTTGTTAACAAAGAAGCTTTCAAGGTCACAATGACTAACGTATGGAGATGCGATAGTTGGGTCCAATTTTCTGAAGTTGGATCCAACAAGTTCTTGGTTGAGTTTAACTTGAAGGAAGACATGGAGAGAGTATCAGTTGGAAGACCCTGGTCCTTTGATAGGTGGTTGATATGCTTCCAGGTCCTTAACAGCATCAAGTCCATTGGTGAAATCACCAAAGAGGAATTTTGGATCCAAGTCTTCAACATGCCCTTCGGTTGTATGACATAAGAAATTGGATTGCAGATAGGTAATACAATAGGTAAGGTGCTACAAGTTCATGCTGATCAATGAGGCATTGGCTGGGGGAAGTTCCTAAGAATTAGAGTGGAACTGGATATAACAAAACCTCTTCTAAGGGGAATGTTCATATCTATAGAAGGAAAACAAACTTAGGTTCAGTTGAAATATGAAAGATTGGCATCCTTCTATTTTAACTGTGGCATAATCAAGCACCCTACACAGGGATGCATCTCAACTTGAAATGAAGGAAAGAAGCAATATGGAGCTTGGTTAAGAGCAGCTGCAGCTAGGGAGCGTGACCTGACTTTCAAAAAGTATGGAAATGAAATGCACCAGGATGTTGGTTCAGAGAGGCAGTCatggaagaaagaagaggagGTTAGGGATGAAGTCCATTCGAGTCAACACAGAAACCAGAATGGAGATAAGAAATTGACCAAGGGTGCCAAGAACTATTTTTGGAAACTGCTATACCTATAGCTAAACCAGAGCAGAGGAGACAGCAGGATGGTAGGAACTTGACCTCTCCAATAGCAATTATCAAAAAGGAAAGTTAGACAACACCTTTCCAAGACGGGTTGGTAAATACCAAATCAGTGAAAGAAAACAATCCTATGTCACTACCTCAGAAAGCTGATATAAAAAGCAAAGTAGCTGAAAAAGTAGCCCTTGCTCAGATGACCTCGATTGACTTTAAGGCCCAAGCAGCATCCCTGAACTAATACATGACTGAACAAGTCAAGGAGCTGGAATAGGCCAAAAAAAGGACCAACTGGAAGAGGCCAAAAAAAGGACCATCTGGAAGAGAAGAGCCTGAGACAATTGGTTTGTAGGCCTTAAGTTAAGCCCATCAAAGATAAAAGCAAGTTATCAAACCACAAGAAGAGGCCCATCAAGCTGTTTGGAAGACACACCAGGTCCATAGCCAAAAAAGCAAGAGGGGAGGAGATTGACCCAATGGAACTACATCAATCTGATATGGTGGAGGCTATCTCATAGCCCCACCAAGAACTATGATTtgcctaagttggaactgtcgtgggcttgggaacccactgACAGTTCAAAACTTGCACCAACTGGTGCAAACCAAGCTCCCAACTTTTGTTTTCCTGATGGAACAAAGTCTAGAAGAAATAGTATTGAAAGACTCAAGAGGCAATTGCAGTTTGCCAACAGTTTTATTATTGAAAGTAAGGGGCTTAGTGGAGGTCTAGCTCTCTTCTGGAGTGAAGATGTGGATGCTGAGGTTCTGTCATACACTCAACATCACATATCTTTACTGATCTGAGGGGAAACATGTAGTAGAGAGTGGGT
This window harbors:
- the LOC122290292 gene encoding ferric reduction oxidase 7, chloroplastic-like (The sequence of the model RefSeq protein was modified relative to this genomic sequence to represent the inferred CDS: added 402 bases not found in genome assembly), whose product is MIMDRQSVKKPLLSRVADDVKKTHFYVSLAKWILKFIIWVIFIAWVALIFLFPAQFVNQLFEKYIQTTRGTVFGITGSIFMLFSGPILVIAFLAIVYLLITAKEELPEKKASKNPSFRLWTFPVLVDGPFGVVSATEFIGILLFVVYVIWAVYAYTVQILSSVSQFPFTFEQKSCFILEFLGLRFGSIGLYCIAFLFLPIARGSVLLRLIDIPFEHATRYHVWLGHLTMLLFTLHGLFYVIAWTIEGQLIQEILEWKDIGVANLAGVISLLAGLMMWVTSLHPVRKNKFELFFYTHQLYIVFVIFLALHVGDFIFSISAGGIFLFILDRFLRFCQSRKTVDIISAKCLPCGTVELVLSKPASLRYNALSFIFLQVRELSWLQWHPFSVSSSPLDGKYHLSILIKVLGEWTAKLKGNILNSSDAELQKEEDEDDLLPQTLMTASVEGPYGHEVPYHLMYENLILVAGGIGISPFLAVLSDILHSLREGKRCLLQNILIVWAVKRSNELSLVSTIDMESICPMFSNRLNLEISIYVTRESEPPLEEGNDNKAMNAPFCSASDRCSMSVLVGTGNSIWSGLYVISSTIGLVILMGLVDIFYINPFSISSWWYKGLLFIICMLASVFVVGGLVVGLWHLWERKNASREEGEDDRVKVGKMQHNSNVAHKDSGQNTLPSSAQTYYGSRPDFKEIFGNISEKWGRVDVGVIVCGPPTLQSSVAKEIRSQSLRRQRHDPIFHFNSHSFDL